A window of the Buchnera aphidicola (Pterocallis alni) genome harbors these coding sequences:
- the ftsA gene encoding cell division protein FtsA, producing MIKEKSKQWIVGLEIGTTKIVTLVGEILIDGTINIVGIGQCLSKGIDIGHINNLQNIVSCIKKTIYEAEIISKYKISSIYLSISNKYIKCKNEIGLIPIKKQEVTKQDIKNAIYIAQCIKLNSDYKILHTIPKEYSIDKDIGIKNPIGLSGVRMEAQVHLITYKKNIQKNISKALKLCKLKIKKKIFSGLASSEAVLTLEEKKSGVCMIDIGGGSIEIVIYINGDIQHSQVIPYAGNIITHDIAYIFNISFQKAEKIKIQYGFKKLSSLTAEELIEISSIYGIKTKTIQTHLLMQVIESRYLELLNIINNIIIDTQEKLYCSGKPYFIKSGLVFTGGSVQTKSLYYFSKKVFNLPIRIGKPININTYNKHIINPSYATVIGLLKYGKQFNNKKKNINKKNKFQKWFNIFKNFFIKNKKY from the coding sequence ATGATCAAAGAAAAAAGTAAACAATGGATTGTCGGGTTAGAAATAGGAACAACAAAAATAGTTACATTAGTTGGAGAAATACTCATAGATGGAACTATTAATATTGTTGGAATAGGTCAATGCCTATCTAAAGGAATAGATATTGGTCATATTAATAACTTACAAAACATTGTTTCCTGTATAAAAAAAACTATATACGAAGCAGAAATAATATCAAAATATAAAATTTCTTCTATATATTTATCTATTTCTAATAAATATATAAAATGTAAAAACGAAATTGGACTTATTCCTATAAAAAAACAAGAAGTGACGAAACAAGATATAAAAAATGCTATATATATCGCACAATGCATTAAACTAAATAGTGATTATAAAATACTGCATACTATTCCCAAAGAATACTCTATAGATAAAGATATTGGTATAAAAAACCCAATTGGATTATCTGGAGTAAGAATGGAAGCACAAGTACATTTGATCACCTATAAAAAAAACATACAAAAAAATATTTCTAAAGCACTTAAATTATGTAAATTAAAAATAAAAAAAAAAATATTTTCTGGTTTAGCTTCTAGTGAAGCTGTATTAACACTTGAAGAAAAAAAATCAGGTGTATGTATGATTGATATTGGTGGAGGTAGTATAGAAATTGTAATATATATTAATGGCGATATTCAACATAGTCAAGTTATTCCATATGCAGGAAATATTATAACTCATGATATAGCATATATATTTAATATTTCTTTTCAAAAAGCAGAAAAAATAAAAATACAATATGGATTTAAAAAACTATCTTCTTTAACTGCAGAAGAACTAATTGAAATATCCAGTATTTATGGTATTAAAACAAAAACTATTCAAACACATCTTCTCATGCAAGTTATAGAATCACGATACCTGGAATTATTAAACATAATTAATAATATTATCATTGATACACAAGAAAAATTATACTGCTCAGGAAAACCATATTTTATAAAATCTGGTTTAGTATTTACTGGTGGTAGTGTACAAACTAAATCATTGTATTATTTTTCTAAAAAAGTGTTCAATTTACCCATCCGTATAGGCAAACCAATTAATATTAACACATATAATAAACATATCATTAACCCAAGTTATGCTACAGTAATAGGGTTATTAAAATATGGTAAACAATTTAATAATAAAAAAAAAAATATTAATAAAAAAAATAAATTTCAAAAATGGTTCAATATTTTTAAAAATTTTTTTATAAAAAATAAAAAATATTAA
- the ftsZ gene encoding cell division protein FtsZ, whose product MFESIELSNDAVIKVLGIGGGGGNAVEHMVKEKIEGVEFFAINTDAQALKKIEVEQTIQIGNNITKGLGAGSNPDIGKHAAEEDREAIHAALEGSDMVFIAAGMGGGTGTGAAPVVASIAKEIGILTVAVITKPFIFEGKKRMIFAEQGILELSKYVDSLIIIPNDKLLKVLNRGISLLDAFSAANNVLRGAVQGIAELITKPGLMNVDFADVRTVMSEMGYAMMGTGVSSGENRSEEATEMAISSPLLEDIDLSGAKGVLVNITAGVDLRLDEFETVGNTVRSFSSDNATVVIGTSLDPDMNDNLRVTVVATGIGTENNKKNSNLQKNNPTNKEKISDYRYQNFNSYIRKTNSNIINKKPIEIRKMQPNYMDIPTFLRKK is encoded by the coding sequence ATGTTCGAATCAATAGAATTAAGTAACGATGCAGTAATTAAAGTATTAGGAATTGGAGGAGGTGGAGGTAATGCTGTTGAACACATGGTTAAAGAAAAAATTGAAGGTGTAGAATTTTTCGCAATTAACACAGATGCACAAGCATTAAAAAAAATTGAAGTCGAACAAACAATACAAATTGGTAATAATATTACCAAAGGTTTAGGAGCAGGATCTAATCCAGATATTGGTAAACATGCAGCAGAAGAAGATAGAGAAGCAATTCATGCAGCATTAGAAGGTTCAGATATGGTATTCATAGCAGCAGGTATGGGAGGAGGTACGGGGACAGGAGCAGCTCCAGTGGTAGCATCGATAGCTAAAGAAATTGGAATTTTAACTGTTGCTGTGATTACTAAACCTTTTATTTTTGAAGGTAAAAAAAGAATGATTTTTGCAGAACAAGGAATATTAGAATTATCAAAATATGTAGATTCATTAATTATTATTCCTAATGACAAATTATTAAAAGTACTTAATAGAGGTATATCTTTATTAGACGCATTTAGTGCAGCAAATAACGTATTAAGAGGTGCGGTACAAGGTATAGCTGAACTAATTACTAAACCAGGATTAATGAATGTTGATTTTGCAGATGTTAGAACAGTTATGTCTGAAATGGGATATGCTATGATGGGTACTGGGGTATCTTCTGGAGAAAATAGATCAGAAGAAGCAACAGAAATGGCTATATCTAGTCCACTATTAGAAGATATTGATTTATCTGGAGCAAAAGGTGTACTGGTTAATATTACCGCAGGAGTAGATTTAAGATTAGATGAGTTTGAGACAGTAGGTAATACCGTACGTTCTTTTTCTTCTGATAACGCAACAGTCGTTATAGGAACTTCATTAGATCCAGATATGAATGACAATTTAAGAGTCACAGTGGTAGCTACTGGAATTGGTACAGAAAATAACAAAAAAAATTCTAATTTACAAAAAAACAATCCAACTAATAAAGAAAAAATTTCAGATTATAGATACCAAAATTTTAATTCATATATCAGAAAGACAAATAGTAATATCATAAATAAAAAACCTATAGAAATCAGAAAAATGCAACCTAATTATATGGATATACCAACATTTTTAAGAAAAAAATAA
- the rsmH gene encoding 16S rRNA (cytosine(1402)-N(4))-methyltransferase RsmH — MHNQLHQTILLEESIQSLNIKKNGIYIDCTFGYGGHSHKILDKLGKKGKLYAIDQDPCSVKIAKKIVDCRFTIIHENFSNIDTICKTYNIKKKIDGIIVDLGVSTMQLMSKHRGFSFNVNGPLDMRMNPQKGISATEWIKKSNTKTIYNVLKYFGEEKFAKKIALSITKQKSIKPITTTQELAQIIYKNTTQKKQSKNPATKSFQAIRIFINQELHAITMFLKKILKILNNKSRISIISFHSLEDRIIKNFMNQYSKKPIIPTGIPISEKKIHKMYKKKLKIFNKIKPQYQEIQKNPKSRSAILRTAEFQK, encoded by the coding sequence ATGCATAATCAACTTCATCAAACAATTCTATTAGAAGAATCCATACAATCATTAAACATTAAAAAAAATGGCATATATATAGACTGCACATTTGGATATGGAGGGCATTCACATAAAATTTTAGACAAATTAGGAAAAAAAGGAAAATTATATGCTATAGATCAAGACCCATGTTCTGTAAAAATAGCAAAAAAAATAGTAGATTGTAGATTCACAATAATACATGAAAATTTTTCAAACATTGATACTATATGTAAAACATATAATATAAAAAAAAAAATAGATGGTATAATTGTTGATTTAGGTGTTTCAACAATGCAATTAATGTCTAAACATAGAGGTTTTTCTTTTAATGTCAATGGACCATTAGATATGCGTATGAATCCACAAAAAGGTATATCAGCTACTGAATGGATTAAAAAATCAAATACAAAAACTATTTATAATGTATTAAAATACTTTGGAGAAGAAAAATTTGCAAAAAAAATTGCATTATCTATAACAAAACAAAAATCTATTAAACCAATTACTACAACTCAAGAATTAGCACAAATTATTTACAAAAATACAACACAAAAAAAACAATCTAAAAATCCAGCAACTAAAAGTTTCCAAGCTATTAGAATATTTATTAACCAAGAATTACATGCAATTACAATGTTTTTAAAAAAAATACTTAAAATTTTAAATAATAAAAGTAGAATATCAATAATTAGCTTTCACTCTCTTGAAGATAGAATAATAAAAAATTTTATGAATCAATACAGTAAAAAACCTATTATTCCAACAGGAATACCAATATCAGAAAAAAAAATACACAAAATGTATAAAAAAAAATTAAAAATTTTTAATAAAATTAAACCCCAATATCAAGAAATTCAAAAAAATCCTAAATCCAGAAGCGCAATCCTCAGAACTGCAGAATTTCAAAAATAA